A genomic stretch from Mya arenaria isolate MELC-2E11 chromosome 10, ASM2691426v1 includes:
- the LOC128206442 gene encoding uncharacterized protein LOC128206442, whose amino-acid sequence MAPDRLFSKSSTRLLFFGLFLSLFVLYIGIKINSVVSSSKLETQSSWWSWLFAFRERSTLSLTDPHLYSYLSTAIQDDLASIWRMCCDVFDSLVTSNSAVFNDFRVLMVFLASLSIILLSNVVFCYGFMKKSKKKNDQMKNCGTGEGETCSLQCTKNPSSNDRLHKNMYRYSTKKYVSRWLIGVGFMCFLLSIPWEFVRLYQSMVAEKVTQMNTGIPVECMPDQMTILQSVQSWLRWHFSWSPDPCLQYHKALLVDPVWHVSPLMVLSSAFSHCILHPCELLLGGLGRSLRVFFSEIPSPWQLPLLIIIVCFLLLIVIMCFGYRLHLPLLFKIEPKTPVYIQVHRQKKYVKLREQQLNFSIESSPSQNYSDTFSNSTDYSDESQM is encoded by the exons ACAGTGTTGTTTCTTCTTCAAAACTTGAAACCCAAAGCAGCTGGTGGTCATGGCTTTTTGCATTCAGAGAAAGATCAACACTGTCGCTGACAGATCCACATCTCTACAGTTATCTTAGTACTGCCATACAAGATGACCTAGCTAGTATATGGAGAATGTGCTGTGATGTTTTTGATAGTCTTGTGACTTCAAACAGTGCAGTGTTCAATGATTTCCGAGTTTTAATGGTGTTTCTAGCATCTCTTTCAATAATACTCCTCAGCAATGTGGTGTTTTGTTATGGATTCAtgaaaaaatcaaagaaaaaaaacgacCAAATGAAAAACTGCGGCACTGGTGAAGGTGAAACATGTAGCTTACAGTGTACAAAGAATCCTTCTTCCAATGATAGACTACACAAGAATATGTATCGGTACAGCACAAAGAAGTATGTGTCTCGTTGGCTTATTGGTGTAggatttatgtgtttcttgctCAGTATACCTTGGGAATTTGTCCGTCTGTACCAATCAATGGTTGCAGAAAAAGTCACACAGATGAATACC ggAATACCAGTAGAATGCATGCCAGATCAGATGACCATTCTCCAGTCTGTTCAGTCCTGGTTGCGATGGCATTTCTCATGGTCACCAGACCCCTGTCTTCAGTACCACAAAGCTCTTCTTGTAGATCCAGTGTGGCATGTCTCACCTCTAATG GTTCTGTCTTCGGCGTTTTCCCATTGCATTCTTCATCCATGTGAACTCCTGCTGGGCGGTCTTGGAAGAAGTTTGCGAGTTTTCTTCAGCGAGATTCCATCCCCTTGGCAACTTCCATTACTCATCATAATCGTGTGTTTCCTGCTGCTCATTGTTATTATGTGTTTTGGGTACAGGCTACATCTGCCTCTGTTGTTCAAGATAGAACCCAAAACACCAGTGTATATTCAAGTCCACAGACAGAAGAAATATGTTAAACTTAGGGAGCAACAGTTGAACTTTTCAATAGAGTCGAGCCCGTCTCAAAATTATTCGGATACTTTTTCAAACAGTACAGATTATTCTGATGAAAGTCAGATGTGA